A window of Aricia agestis chromosome 3, ilAriAges1.1, whole genome shotgun sequence contains these coding sequences:
- the LOC121725402 gene encoding vacuolar protein sorting-associated protein 16 homolog isoform X1, translating into MSALLTADWFQLESFYRKFDLYNMTWTMTEGLGSMVVSGAPYGGPIATIRDRKQMVRVMTTSKPLITIYNCAGDVISKFPWNSGVLIHMGWSDAEQLLCVQESGDVLIYDMFGAYQKTFSMGQEVRDTKVCKAQLFSNPNGIGLAVMTTTNRMFLVNNVLEPKVRGAPDIPRANEPISCWCVISSGARSAGIIGFLVCRDKEVYRCQLGESRAVMMRPEMTNAYTQVLTIVPSQNGRHVALFTDSGFLWIGSSDFKNKYCEIDTSYIKQPKELVWCGSQAVIGHWDDTMRIYGFNGSYETYVYDGPFHIISEMDCVRVISEQSHELIQKVPVVVEKIFRINSTAPGSYLVEASKQFQKRSHRADEYIRLVKPDLPSAVRDCIDAAAFEFNTDLQKMLIRAAQFGKGFIMNPELTDHYVTTCRWLRVLNAVRDPRVAIPLTFLQVQNLGERVLLDRLIWRRLHCLASLVAAHLQLRDGPTRVLSHWACYKVSQPHIDTESAAREIGERLRGVPGVSYSTIAMKAAEKGRKALAIKILEYETRCALQVPLLVSLGEGGAALRRAAASGDTDLVYAVLLHLKDKMGKHEFELTIRSFPLAHALYIKYCASHNREALRKVYIQEDDFAGQAATHILDAVEATAPGSAEASLISARECYKKGKNDLGVSICEDARKLCKQQSSLQETYGEGFVGLSLHDTVEKLLMLGEVKLADKLRAEYKMPDRRYWWLRILTLAQKDEWEELDKFSRSKRSPIGFEPFVDACLRRARRDQALRYLPRCMDDIKVKYYVKAEYYEEAAQVAFEQKDQNALLYVQKKCPLRESEQHARISVLLEQLTNKK; encoded by the exons ATGTCGGCACTACTAACAGCAGATTGGTTTCAACTGGAATCCTTTTATAG gAAGTTTGACCTGTACAATATGACATGGACGATGACAGAAGGACTTGGCAGCATGGTAGTGAGTGGAGCGCCCTACGGAGGCCCCATAGCTACCATCCGAGACAGAAAACAAATGGTCCGAGTAATGACAACATCTAAACCACTCATAACTATATACAATTGTGCTGGGGATGTTATTTCAAAGTTTCCG TGGAACAGTGGTGTCTTAATCCACATGGGTTGGTCTGATGCAGAGCAGCTTTTATGTGTGCAAGAGAGTGGAGATGTGCTCATATATGACATGTTTGGGGCATATCAAAAGACTTTCAGTATGGGACAAGAAGTCAGAGATACAAAG GTCTGCAAGGCCCAACTGTTTTCCAACCCCAATGGAATTGGACTGGCTGTTATGACCACAACCAACAGAATGTTTTTAGTGAACAATGTACTGGAACCAAAAGTAAGAGGTGCTCCAGACATACCTA GAGCAAATGAACCAATAAGCTGTTGGTGTGTCATCAGTTCTGGTGCTCGTTCTGCCGGCATCATCGGCTTCCTTGTCTGCAGAGACAAAGAAGTGTATAGGTGTCAACTTGGTGAATCAAGAGCTGTTATGATG cgTCCAGAAATGACTAATGCATACACTCAAGTATTAACCATAGTGCCATCACAGAATGGAAGGCATGTGGCTTTATTCACTGATTCTGGGTTCCTTTGGATTGGCTCCTCAGATTTCAAAAACAAATATTGTGAGATTGATACAAGCTATATAAAACAACCCAAGGAATTAGTATG GTGTGGATCACAAGCCGTCATTGGTCACTGGGATGACACGATGCGCATTTACGGTTTCAACGGTTCGTACGAAACCTATGTATACGATGGACCATTCCATATCATCTCTGAGATGGACTGTGTCAGGGTAATATCGGAGCAGAGTCACGAACTCATCCAGAAGGTTCCAGTAGTCGTAGAGAAGATATTCAGAATCAACAGTACAGCGCCTGGGTCATACCTTGTGGAGGCTTCCAAACAGTTTCAG AAACGCAGTCATCGGGCCGACGAGTACATCCGCCTAGTCAAGCCGGACTTGCCTTCAGCGGTGAGAGACTGTATCGACGCAGCGGCTTTTGAGTTCAACACCGACTTACAGAAAATGCTGATACGGGCTGCTCAGTTTGGAAAGGGCTTTATAATGAACCCGGAGTTAACGGACCACTATGTTACTACGTGTCGCTGGCTGAGAGTGCTCAATGCTGTCCGAGACCCCAGAGTGGCTATACCTTTGACGTTCTTGCA AGTACAGAACCTGGGCGAGCGCGTGCTGCTGGACCGGCTGATCTGGCGGCGGCTGCACTGTCTGGCGAGCCTGGTGGCCGCGCACCTGCAGCTGCGGGACGGGCCCACGCGCGTGCTGTCCCACTGGGCCTGCTACAAG GTGTCGCAGCCGCACATCGACACGGAGAGCGCGGCGCGGGAGATCGGCGAGCGGCTGCGCGGCGTCCCCGGCGTGTCCTACTCCACCATCGCCATGAAGGCCGCGGAGAAGGGACGAAAAGCGCTCGCTATTAAG ATCCTAGAGTACGAGACGCGGTGCGCTCTGCAAGTTCCTCTACTCGTGTCACTGGGGGAGGGCGGCGCGGCgctgcggcgcgcggcggccaGCGGCGACACCGACCTCGTGTACGCCGTGCTGCTGCACCTCAAGGACAAGATGGGCAAGCACGAGTTTGAG TTGACAATCCGGAGTTTTCCACTGGCCCACGCTTTATACATCAAATACTGCGCGAGTCACAACAGAGAGGCTTTGAGGAAAGTGTACATACAG GAGGACGACTTCGCGGGTCAAGCGGCGACGCACATACTCGACGCGGTGGAGGCGACCGCGCCCGGCAGCGCCGAGGCCTCGCTCATTTCCGCCAGGGAGTGCTATAAGAAGGGAAAGAATGATTTAG GCGTATCAATATGTGAGGACGCGCGCAAGTTATGCAAGCAACAGTCAAGCCTGCAAGAGACATACGGGGAAGGCTTCGTCGGGCTGTCTCTACACGACACTGTGGAGAAACTGCTTATGCTAGGAGAAGTGAAGCTAGCGGACAAACTGAGAGCCGAATACAAGATGCCGGATAGAAG GTACTGGTGGCTGCGCATTCTGACTCTAGCACAGAAGGACGAGTGGGAGGAGCTAGACAAGTTCTCTCGCAGCAAGCGCTCGCCAATCGGTTTCGAGCCGTTCGTCGACGCGTGCCTGCGCCGCGCGCGCCGTGACCAGGCGCTGCGGTATCTGCCGCGGTGTATGGACGATATCAAGGTCAAATACTACGTTAAGGCTGA ATATTACGAAGAGGCAGCTCAAGTAGCGTTTGAGCAGAAGGACCAAAACGCACTGCTGTACGTGCAGAAAAAATGTCCCTTGCGCGAGTCCGAGCAGCACGCCAGAATTTCCGTGCTGTTGGAACAACTCactaataagaaataa
- the LOC121725402 gene encoding vacuolar protein sorting-associated protein 16 homolog isoform X2, with translation MSALLTADWFQLESFYRKFDLYNMTWTMTEGLGSMVVSGAPYGGPIATIRDRKQMVRVMTTSKPLITIYNCAGDVISKFPWNSGVLIHMGWSDAEQLLCVQESGDVLIYDMFGAYQKTFSMGQEVRDTKVCKAQLFSNPNGIGLAVMTTTNRMFLVNNVLEPKVRGAPDIPRANEPISCWCVISSGARSAGIIGFLVCRDKEVYRCQLGESRAVMMRPEMTNAYTQVLTIVPSQNGRHVALFTDSGFLWIGSSDFKNKYCEIDTSYIKQPKELVWCGSQAVIGHWDDTMRIYGFNGSYETYVYDGPFHIISEMDCVRVISEQSHELIQKVPVVVEKIFRINSTAPGSYLVEASKQFQKRSHRADEYIRLVKPDLPSAVRDCIDAAAFEFNTDLQKMLIRAAQFGKGFIMNPELTDHYVTTCRWLRVLNAVRDPRVAIPLTFLQVQNLGERVLLDRLIWRRLHCLASLVAAHLQLRDGPTRVLSHWACYKVSQPHIDTESAAREIGERLRGVPGVSYSTIAMKAAEKGRKALAIKILEYETRCALQVPLLVSLGEGGAALRRAAASGDTDLVYAVLLHLKDKMGKHEFELTIRSFPLAHALYIKYCASHNREALRKVYIQEDDFAGQAATHILDAVEATAPGSAEASLISARECYKKGKNDLGVSICEDARKLCKQQSSLQETYGEGFVGLSLHDTVEKLLMLGEVKLADKLRAEYKMPDRRYWWLRILTLAQKDEWEELDKFSRSKRSPIGFEPFVDACLRRARRDQALRYLPRCMDDIKVKYYVKAEYYEEAAQVAFEQKDQNALLYVQKKCPLRESEQHARISVLLEQLTNKK, from the exons ATGTCGGCACTACTAACAGCAGATTGGTTTCAACTGGAATCCTTTTATAG gAAGTTTGACCTGTACAATATGACATGGACGATGACAGAAGGACTTGGCAGCATGGTAGTGAGTGGAGCGCCCTACGGAGGCCCCATAGCTACCATCCGAGACAGAAAACAAATGGTCCGAGTAATGACAACATCTAAACCACTCATAACTATATACAATTGTGCTGGGGATGTTATTTCAAAGTTTCCG TGGAACAGTGGTGTCTTAATCCACATGGGTTGGTCTGATGCAGAGCAGCTTTTATGTGTGCAAGAGAGTGGAGATGTGCTCATATATGACATGTTTGGGGCATATCAAAAGACTTTCAGTATGGGACAAGAAGTCAGAGATACAAAG GTCTGCAAGGCCCAACTGTTTTCCAACCCCAATGGAATTGGACTGGCTGTTATGACCACAACCAACAGAATGTTTTTAGTGAACAATGTACTGGAACCAAAAGTAAGAGGTGCTCCAGACATACCTA GAGCAAATGAACCAATAAGCTGTTGGTGTGTCATCAGTTCTGGTGCTCGTTCTGCCGGCATCATCGGCTTCCTTGTCTGCAGAGACAAAGAAGTGTATAGGTGTCAACTTGGTGAATCAAGAGCTGTTATGATG cgTCCAGAAATGACTAATGCATACACTCAAGTATTAACCATAGTGCCATCACAGAATGGAAGGCATGTGGCTTTATTCACTGATTCTGGGTTCCTTTGGATTGGCTCCTCAGATTTCAAAAACAAATATTGTGAGATTGATACAAGCTATATAAAACAACCCAAGGAATTAGTATG GTGTGGATCACAAGCCGTCATTGGTCACTGGGATGACACGATGCGCATTTACGGTTTCAACGGTTCGTACGAAACCTATGTATACGATGGACCATTCCATATCATCTCTGAGATGGACTGTGTCAGGGTAATATCGGAGCAGAGTCACGAACTCATCCAGAAGGTTCCAGTAGTCGTAGAGAAGATATTCAGAATCAACAGTACAGCGCCTGGGTCATACCTTGTGGAGGCTTCCAAACAGTTTCAG AAACGCAGTCATCGGGCCGACGAGTACATCCGCCTAGTCAAGCCGGACTTGCCTTCAGCGGTGAGAGACTGTATCGACGCAGCGGCTTTTGAGTTCAACACCGACTTACAGAAAATGCTGATACGGGCTGCTCAGTTTGGAAAGGGCTTTATAATGAACCCGGAGTTAACGGACCACTATGTTACTACGTGTCGCTGGCTGAGAGTGCTCAATGCTGTCCGAGACCCCAGAGTGGCTATACCTTTGACGTTCTTGCA AGTACAGAACCTGGGCGAGCGCGTGCTGCTGGACCGGCTGATCTGGCGGCGGCTGCACTGTCTGGCGAGCCTGGTGGCCGCGCACCTGCAGCTGCGGGACGGGCCCACGCGCGTGCTGTCCCACTGGGCCTGCTACAAG GTGTCGCAGCCGCACATCGACACGGAGAGCGCGGCGCGGGAGATCGGCGAGCGGCTGCGCGGCGTCCCCGGCGTGTCCTACTCCACCATCGCCATGAAGGCCGCGGAGAAGGGACGAAAAGCGCTCGCTATTAAG ATCCTAGAGTACGAGACGCGGTGCGCTCTGCAAGTTCCTCTACTCGTGTCACTGGGGGAGGGCGGCGCGGCgctgcggcgcgcggcggccaGCGGCGACACCGACCTCGTGTACGCCGTGCTGCTGCACCTCAAGGACAAGATGGGCAAGCACGAGTTTGAG TTGACAATCCGGAGTTTTCCACTGGCCCACGCTTTATACATCAAATACTGCGCGAGTCACAACAGAGAGGCTTTGAGGAAAGTGTACATACAG GAGGACGACTTCGCGGGTCAAGCGGCGACGCACATACTCGACGCGGTGGAGGCGACCGCGCCCGGCAGCGCCGAGGCCTCGCTCATTTCCGCCAGGGAGTGCTATAAGAAGGGAAAGAATGATTTAG GCGTATCAATATGTGAGGACGCGCGCAAGTTATGCAAGCAACAGTCAAGCCTGCAAGAGACATACGGGGAAGGCTTCGTCGGGCTGTCTCTACACGACACTGTGGAGAAACTGCTTATGCTAGGAGAAGTGAAGCTAGCGGACAAACTGAGAGCCGAATACAAGATGCCGGATAGAAG GTACTGGTGGCTGCGCATTCTGACTCTAGCACAGAAGGACGAGTGGGAGGAGCTAGACAAGTTCTCTCGCAGCAAGCGCTCGCCAATCGGTTTCGAGCCGTTCGTCGACGCGTGCCTGCGCCGCGCGCGCCGTGACCAGGCGCTGCGGTATCTGCCGCGGTGTATGGACGATATCAAGGTCAAATACTACGTTAAGGCTGA ATATTACGAAGAGGCAGCTCAAGTAGCGTTTGAGCAGAAGGACCAAAACGCACTGCTGTACGTGCAGAAAAAATGTCCCTTGCGCGAGTCCGAGCAGCACGCCAGAATTTCCGTGCTGTTGGAACAACTCactaataagaa ATAA